One Brassica napus cultivar Da-Ae chromosome A5, Da-Ae, whole genome shotgun sequence DNA window includes the following coding sequences:
- the LOC106454123 gene encoding uncharacterized protein LOC106454123 has translation MEEELRDMKAHKAYISMVDFVAEAQQGIPKLCPCGSITKETVDEEDTYDYLPGKRYFICKDFENDGLHFRQPWVTGVTEEVERLKLRVHEHEKLLRECEALKAQVAMLVKRVTELELLH, from the exons ATGGAGGAAGAACTTCGAGATATGAAAGCACACAAAGCGTACATCAGCATGGTTGATTTCGTTGCAGAAGCGCAACAGGGCATTCCCAAACTGTGCCCTTGTGGCTCAATCACGAAGGAAACCGTTGATGAAGAGGACACTTACGACTACCTCCCTGGGAAAAGATACTTCATATGCAAAGACTTCGAG AATGACGGCCTTCATTTCAGGCAACCATGGGTTACGGGTGTGACAGAAGAGGTTGAGAGGCTGAAGCTACGGGTTCACGAGCATGAGAAGCTTCTCAGAGAGTGTGAGGCACTTAAG GCACAGGTTGCAATGCTGGTAAAGCGGGTGACAGAACTTGAGTTACTGCACTGA